The Pseudobacteriovorax antillogorgiicola nucleotide sequence TTTAAGCCTGCTGGTCATGCCAGTGATTATTATTGCCACCCGGGAAGCCCTGAAGAGCGTTCCTGACAGTATCCGGCTCGGAGCTGCTGCCTTGGGCTCAACTCGCTGGCAGGCTGTGAGAGATCACGTGATACCTTCTGCACTTCCAGGGATTCTGACTGGTATCATTCTAGCCATGGCACGTGCTGCAGGGGAAGCCGCACCATTGATTATGATTGGTGCACTCACTTATGTCGCCTTCACTCCTGAAGGACCACTGGATGCTTTTACTGCGCTACCGATTCAAATCTTTAACTGGACTTCAAGGCCACAGGTTGAGTTCCACGAGCTTGCCGCAGCTGGCATCATTGTGCTCCTTGGGTTCCTAATAGTATGTAATTCATTGGCGATTATTCTACGCCTCAAGTGGAAGGAAGAGAAACGATGAGCACTCCCGTATTGCAAACCAAAAACTTATCGTTGTCCTACGGAGACTCGCAGGTCGTCAACGATGTGAACATCGATTTCAAGGAGAAGTCGGTCACAGCGCTCATTGGGCCATCTGGTTGTGGTAAGAGTACTCTATTGCGCACTCTCAACAGAATGAACGATTTCATCGATAGCTTTAGCATCGCTGGGGATGTTCTATTCCGAGGAACCGACATCTACAATAGCCCCATTGACGTCACCGACTTTAGGCGCCAAGTAGGCATGGTTTTTCAGAAACCAAACCCCTTCTCTTCGTCTATCTACAAAAATATCACCTGGGGTCCTAAGATTAACGGCTACCAAGGAGATATGGATGAATTGGTGGAAACATCCCTGCGTCGTGCTTCCTTATGGGATGAGGTTAAAGACAAACTGAATAGCAGCGGTCTCGCTCTATCCGGTGGTCAGCAACAGCGGTTGTGTATTGCCAGAGCCATTGCCATGGACCCTGAGATTATCCTGATGGATGAGCCATGTTCAGCCCTTGACCCTCAGTCCACCTTAGCTATCGAGCGCTTAATCACCGAGTTGCAAGAAAAGTATACCATCATCATCGTAACCCATAACATGCAGCAGGCGGCTCGGATCTCAGAGTACACGGCCTTTATGTATAATGGCGATATGGTGGAGTACGACGACACCAGCAAGGTTTTCTCGACTCCGGCGAACCAACTTACTCAAGACTACATTGGTGGACGCTTCGGCTAGTCCTCCCTAAAGCGCGGCAATACCGCGCTAGGCTTCCCGCCTAATATGTGCCATCATTGCTCTACAATCATCACAAAGATCAAGTAGAGCATGAGGCTACCTCCATGAGCAAGAGTTGGACAAGAACCCACCACTTGGGCGAAATTTCTGAACGTAGCATTGATGAAACTGTCACCATCATGGGCTGGGTCCATCATCGTCGAGACCACGGCCACGTGGTTTTTATCGATCTACGTGATCGCTATGGTGTCGCTCAGCTGGTGCTCGATCCAGCAATATCTCCCGACGCCCATCAGGTTGCAGAGTCATGTCGTCATGAATATGTTTTAGCAGCAAAGGGAAGAGTTCGGCGCAGACCTGATGGTATGGATAACGATAGTATCCGCACAGGCGCGATAGAAATTGAAGTGCACCAAGCTAAGATTCTTAACCCTTCGGCCACCCTCCCGTTTCAAATCCAAGACCAGTCAGAGACTCATGAAAACATCAGGCTCAAGTATCGCTATTTGGACCTTCGTCGCCCCGAACTTCGCGACGCGCTCGTTCTAAGAGCCAAGGTTGCTAGCAGCTTCAGAAGGGCTCTCGAATATGAGCGTTTCATGGAGATAGAAACTCCGTATCTCTATAAATCCACTCCAGAGGGAGCACGAGAGTTTTTGGTACCTTCTCGTATTCATCCGGGCTCTTTTTTTGCTTTGCCTCAAAGCCCCCAAGTCTTTAAGCAAGTTCTGATGGTGTCTGGCTTCGATCGCTACTACCAAATTGTCAAATGCTTCCGCGATGAAGATCTAAGGAGCGACCGACAGCCAGAGTTTACCCAGGTTGACTGTGAGCTTTCATTTGTGGGCCAAGAAGAGGTCATGACTCTGATGGAAGAGATCACGACTCAAGTCATCAAAGACGTTAAGGGGCTAAGCCTTCCGCCATTCAAAAGAATATCCTATACCACTGCAACGGAGCGCTATGGCACCGATAAGCCAGATTTGCGCTTCGACCTGCCCCTTGTCGACTTAAGTAGCATTGCTTCGGATACTGAGTTCAAAGTATTCAGCCAGGCAATCAGCCTCGGAGGCATCATTAACGGTCTTGTTGTTCCCGAGAACTGTGGCAATTTGAGTCGAAAAGATATCGATGCCCTTACAGAAATAGTGTGCCAACATGGAGCTAAGGGGTTGGCTTGGGCGAAAGTCAAGGAGGGTCAAGGAGTCGAAAGCTGGCAGTCACCCATTGCCAAATTTGTGGGAGATCAGGCCATTGCAGAGATAAACAAAACTTTGGGCCTTAAGCCTGGTGACACCATCTTTTTCGGAGCCGACGACTACAAGACTGTAAAGCAGTCCTTGGCCGCTTTAAGAATCGAACTTGGTAGGATCTTGCAGCTTTACAACCCTCAGTCTCTTTGTTTTGCATGGGTTACAGACTTCCCTTTGTTTGAAACCCTTCCGAATGGAAAGCTTGCAGCATGCCATCACCCCTTTACCTCTCCTCTGGAAGACGATATACCTTTACTGTCAGCAAAGCCTGAACAGGTCAGGGCTGCAGCCTATGATCTAGTCTTGAATGGACACGAAATAGCAGGTGGCTCCATTAGAATTCACGATGCTAACCTTCAAAACCAAGTGTTCCAAACCCTTGGTTTATCACCGTCGGAAGCAGAGGAAACCTTTGGCTTTCTTCTCGAAGCTCTTCGTTATGGCGCTCCTCCCCATGGAGGTATTGCCTTCGGCCTGGACCGTCTGGTGATGATATTGGCAGGGGCTACGTCTATTCGAGATGTCATAGCTTTTCCCAAAACGAATAAAAGCTCGTGCTTGATGACATCCTCACCCCAGGAAGTCAGCAGCGATGAGCTTCGCGACATTCATATCCGCGTTCAGAAGATGAGTTTGAACGCCAAGGAGACGTAAATGCAACAATGGTTTCAATTCCCCATGGGGCCAACCACCCGCAAGTATATTGGTATTAGCGACCAGCAGTACAAAGGTGATTCCGAAGGTCATCGCGAAGCCGATGCAGCAGGATTTCAAAGCGACCTCCTAGCTTTCATTCCAGATCGTCGCCCCGATACCATTCTCGATCATGTAGATTTGATCGAGGAGCTTACTAACATGGGTATGAGTCAGGCTGCTGTATCGCTTTATGAAAGCCACAGCTTTCCAGAGGCTACAGAGAACTTTCGAGCCATGTTGGCAATTGGCTCGGCATACATGATGGAATCGGACCTAGAGCAAGCTGAGTTGGCGCTGCGAAAGGCTCAAGAGCTTGAGCCTAGTGAATCGTCTCCTTACGTCAATCTTGCCAGTCTTTTTTATGCTCAGCATAAAGATCAAGATGCCCTCGTCTGGGCCAAGGCAGGACTGAGTGCAGAGCCTAATCACCATCGCCTTTGGGAAACCATTGCATCAGTGTTTATTAGCTCAGACCAACCAAGCGCAGGCGAGAAGGTGCGAGACCTGGCCGAGGAGCATAATTCCTATGCAGGGCTGTCTCTAGCTGCCCATCTGATTGCTCCAGACGACCCATTGTTCAAGGCTCAACTACTAGAGTTGCCGTTTGAATCTGGGATTCGCGATGAGGAGTACCTTGTCGAGTATACAGCAGCACTAGGCTTGGCCCAGCAATTCGAAAAAATTCCCAATATCATGTGGCAGCTGGAACGGGTAGAAGGCAAGAAGGCCTCATGGAAAATAAAATCTCACGTTGCTCAGGCTTTCTTTGCCTTGGACCAAGAGGACGAAGCAAAAGAAATCATTGGTCAATTGGAAAAAAATAGCGATACTCCTCAGGGGATCCTGCAAGACCTCAAACAGACTTATGACCAACAATTCACCGCACCCTAGGGAGAATACTTATGTCGATTGAAACCATCTCAACCGAATCGGCCCCCAAAGCCGTTGGCCCTTACTCACAAGCAGCTTGCCACGGGCCATGGATTTTTTGTTCGGGCCAGGTGCCTCTCGACCCTCAATCTGGCTCACTCATCGAAGGCAATATCCAGGAGCAGACACATCAGGTCATGAAAAACTTGCAAAATGTCCTGGAAGCAGCGGGAGCCAAGCTCTCCGACGTGATAAAAACAACTATTTATTTGCAAGATATGGAAAACTTCAGCAAAGTAAACGATGTTTATGCTGGATATTTCACTCCACCTTATCCAGCACGAGCAACTGTTGAAGTCGCTAGGCTGCCATTAAATGCTGATGTTGAAATTGAAGTGATCGCTTGTCGCAGCTAAGCCAGAATTCAGAAATTTGAAATCGTTGTAGTTCAAAAACTTGACGGCCTGTGCTAACCTTTTTAGTGAGCCAAACTGAATTATTAGGGAGAATCATGTACCGCAATAAGATCATATTGCGCGTGGCCTTGCTTCTGGTTCCCATGATTGCGGTGATTGCCGTAGGAAGCCATCAAATTAAGGCGGCCTTTTACAACCCTGTCCTAACTACCTATGTCGAAATTGATGGCGTAAACTATGGAGCCTTCGACCAGATCGATGGCCTGCAGCTCTTCGCCGAAGACGGATACCCAGATACTGACGGGGATACTTATCAAACCGTACGCCTATCGAGAGAGTTTGTAACCGATCCATCCCTATACCTATGGG carries:
- a CDS encoding RidA family protein; this translates as MSIETISTESAPKAVGPYSQAACHGPWIFCSGQVPLDPQSGSLIEGNIQEQTHQVMKNLQNVLEAAGAKLSDVIKTTIYLQDMENFSKVNDVYAGYFTPPYPARATVEVARLPLNADVEIEVIACRS
- the aspS gene encoding aspartate--tRNA ligase, whose protein sequence is MSKSWTRTHHLGEISERSIDETVTIMGWVHHRRDHGHVVFIDLRDRYGVAQLVLDPAISPDAHQVAESCRHEYVLAAKGRVRRRPDGMDNDSIRTGAIEIEVHQAKILNPSATLPFQIQDQSETHENIRLKYRYLDLRRPELRDALVLRAKVASSFRRALEYERFMEIETPYLYKSTPEGAREFLVPSRIHPGSFFALPQSPQVFKQVLMVSGFDRYYQIVKCFRDEDLRSDRQPEFTQVDCELSFVGQEEVMTLMEEITTQVIKDVKGLSLPPFKRISYTTATERYGTDKPDLRFDLPLVDLSSIASDTEFKVFSQAISLGGIINGLVVPENCGNLSRKDIDALTEIVCQHGAKGLAWAKVKEGQGVESWQSPIAKFVGDQAIAEINKTLGLKPGDTIFFGADDYKTVKQSLAALRIELGRILQLYNPQSLCFAWVTDFPLFETLPNGKLAACHHPFTSPLEDDIPLLSAKPEQVRAAAYDLVLNGHEIAGGSIRIHDANLQNQVFQTLGLSPSEAEETFGFLLEALRYGAPPHGGIAFGLDRLVMILAGATSIRDVIAFPKTNKSSCLMTSSPQEVSSDELRDIHIRVQKMSLNAKET
- the pstB gene encoding phosphate ABC transporter ATP-binding protein PstB, which codes for MSTPVLQTKNLSLSYGDSQVVNDVNIDFKEKSVTALIGPSGCGKSTLLRTLNRMNDFIDSFSIAGDVLFRGTDIYNSPIDVTDFRRQVGMVFQKPNPFSSSIYKNITWGPKINGYQGDMDELVETSLRRASLWDEVKDKLNSSGLALSGGQQQRLCIARAIAMDPEIILMDEPCSALDPQSTLAIERLITELQEKYTIIIVTHNMQQAARISEYTAFMYNGDMVEYDDTSKVFSTPANQLTQDYIGGRFG